A stretch of Linepithema humile isolate Giens D197 chromosome 3, Lhum_UNIL_v1.0, whole genome shotgun sequence DNA encodes these proteins:
- the Hnf4 gene encoding hepatocyte nuclear factor 4-gamma isoform X5 — MEGHDIQELMTIKDSVIVRGHPASCSSPNSDADLSMGVGAAGASVLGLSNTGVNAVLSQLCAICGDRATGKHYGAASCDGCKGFFRRSVRKNHVYTCRFNRSCVVDKDKRNQCRYCRLRKCFKAGMKKEAVQNERDRISCRRPSYEEQANNASGLSVASLVQADRFSRQVEQLGSPNSDIDLTTKRIAGINDVCDSMKEQLMILVEWAKIIQPFSELSLDDQVALLRAHAGEHLLLGVARRSMHLKDVLLLGNNYIITRNCPVISLQSIEGSNQQDLDISKVGVRVMDELVKPLNEVQIDDTEFACLKAIVFFDPNAKGLTDTAKIKNLRTQIQINLEDYISDRQYDSRGRFGEMLLTLPALQSISWQMIEQIQFVRLFGVAHIDNLLQEMLLGGTTSEMNGTTTSISISNTAPGSYVSSNGSPSSSPLTPTNVDSLSPQADQMLAATNSPVMILRELPPIVTQEDVAFRFFKQEPESTF; from the exons ATGCAGATCTGAGTATGGGCGTAGGAGCGGCGGGTGCTTCCGTTCTGGGCCTCTCTAACACGGGTGTCAACGCTGTTCTCTCGCAACTTTGTGCCATATGCGGCGACCGCGCCACGGGAAAGCATTACGGCGCCGCATCCTGCGACGGCTGCAAAGGGTTCTTCCGACGATCAGTCAGGAAGAATCACGTGTACACGTGCAG ATTTAATAGAAGTTGCGTGGTAGACAAAGACAAACGAAATCAGTGCAGATACTGCCGGTTACGAAAATGTTTCAAGGCGGGCATGAAGAAGGAGG CCGTACAGAACGAAAGGGATCGCATAAGCTGCCGGCGACCCAGCTATGAGGAACAGGCGAACAACGCCAGCGGCCTGTCAGTGGCTTCCTTAGTGCAGGCTGATAGGTTCAGCAGACAAGTTGAG CAGTTAGGTAGCCCGAACAGTGATATCGATCTTACTACGAAGCGGATAGCGGGCATAAATGACGTGTGTGATAGCATGAAGGAGCAACTGATGATCCTAGTCGAGTGGGCCAAGATCATTCAACCATTCAGCGAACTGTCGCTGGACGATCAGGTCGCGTTGTTGAGGGCTCATGCGGGCGAGCACTTACTACTGGGGGTGGCAAGGCGCAGCATGCATCTCAAGGACGTATTATTACTGGGCAACAATTACATCATCACGAGGAACTGTCCTG TAATATCGTTGCAATCCATAGAAGGCAGCAACCAGCAGGACTTGGACATCAGCAAGGTGGGCGTTAGAGTGATGGACGAGCTGGTAAAGCCGTTAAACGAGGTCCAGATTGACGATACGGAATTCGCTTGTCTCAAAGCTATCGTGTTCTTCGATCCGA ACGCGAAAGGTTTAACCGACACGGCGAAGATTAAGAACCTACGCACGCAGATCCAGATCAATCTCGAGGATTATATCAGCGATCGTCAATATGACAGTCGAGGACGTTTCGGCGAGATGCTGCTGACGTTACCGGCCTTGCAGTCGATTTCGTGGCAGATGATCGAACAGATCCAGTTCGTCAGGCTGTTCGGAGTGGCGCACATCGACAATCTGCTCCAGGAGATGCTTCTGGGCGGCACCACGTCGGAAATGAACGGCACCACCACGTCCATATCAATCTCAAACACTGCGCCGGGTAGTTACGTGAGCAGCAACGGAAGTCCCAGCAGCAGTCCTTTGACGCCGACCAACGTCGACAGCCTCAGTCCGCAGGCCGATCAGATGCTGGCTGCGACGAATTCGCCCGTCATGATCTTGAGAGAATTACCACCGATCGTCACCCAGGAGGATGTCGCCTTCAGGTTTTTTAAGCAAGAGCCCGAGTCCACCTTCTGA
- the Hnf4 gene encoding hepatocyte nuclear factor 4-gamma isoform X6 — protein MGLADADLSMGVGAAGASVLGLSNTGVNAVLSQLCAICGDRATGKHYGAASCDGCKGFFRRSVRKNHVYTCRFNRSCVVDKDKRNQCRYCRLRKCFKAGMKKEAVQNERDRISCRRPSYEEQANNASGLSVASLVQADRFSRQVEQLGSPNSDIDLTTKRIAGINDVCDSMKEQLMILVEWAKIIQPFSELSLDDQVALLRAHAGEHLLLGVARRSMHLKDVLLLGNNYIITRNCPVISLQSIEGSNQQDLDISKVGVRVMDELVKPLNEVQIDDTEFACLKAIVFFDPNAKGLTDTAKIKNLRTQIQINLEDYISDRQYDSRGRFGEMLLTLPALQSISWQMIEQIQFVRLFGVAHIDNLLQEMLLGGTTSEMNGTTTSISISNTAPGSYVSSNGSPSSSPLTPTNVDSLSPQADQMLAATNSPVMILRELPPIVTQEDVAFRFFKQEPESTF, from the exons ATGCAGATCTGAGTATGGGCGTAGGAGCGGCGGGTGCTTCCGTTCTGGGCCTCTCTAACACGGGTGTCAACGCTGTTCTCTCGCAACTTTGTGCCATATGCGGCGACCGCGCCACGGGAAAGCATTACGGCGCCGCATCCTGCGACGGCTGCAAAGGGTTCTTCCGACGATCAGTCAGGAAGAATCACGTGTACACGTGCAG ATTTAATAGAAGTTGCGTGGTAGACAAAGACAAACGAAATCAGTGCAGATACTGCCGGTTACGAAAATGTTTCAAGGCGGGCATGAAGAAGGAGG CCGTACAGAACGAAAGGGATCGCATAAGCTGCCGGCGACCCAGCTATGAGGAACAGGCGAACAACGCCAGCGGCCTGTCAGTGGCTTCCTTAGTGCAGGCTGATAGGTTCAGCAGACAAGTTGAG CAGTTAGGTAGCCCGAACAGTGATATCGATCTTACTACGAAGCGGATAGCGGGCATAAATGACGTGTGTGATAGCATGAAGGAGCAACTGATGATCCTAGTCGAGTGGGCCAAGATCATTCAACCATTCAGCGAACTGTCGCTGGACGATCAGGTCGCGTTGTTGAGGGCTCATGCGGGCGAGCACTTACTACTGGGGGTGGCAAGGCGCAGCATGCATCTCAAGGACGTATTATTACTGGGCAACAATTACATCATCACGAGGAACTGTCCTG TAATATCGTTGCAATCCATAGAAGGCAGCAACCAGCAGGACTTGGACATCAGCAAGGTGGGCGTTAGAGTGATGGACGAGCTGGTAAAGCCGTTAAACGAGGTCCAGATTGACGATACGGAATTCGCTTGTCTCAAAGCTATCGTGTTCTTCGATCCGA ACGCGAAAGGTTTAACCGACACGGCGAAGATTAAGAACCTACGCACGCAGATCCAGATCAATCTCGAGGATTATATCAGCGATCGTCAATATGACAGTCGAGGACGTTTCGGCGAGATGCTGCTGACGTTACCGGCCTTGCAGTCGATTTCGTGGCAGATGATCGAACAGATCCAGTTCGTCAGGCTGTTCGGAGTGGCGCACATCGACAATCTGCTCCAGGAGATGCTTCTGGGCGGCACCACGTCGGAAATGAACGGCACCACCACGTCCATATCAATCTCAAACACTGCGCCGGGTAGTTACGTGAGCAGCAACGGAAGTCCCAGCAGCAGTCCTTTGACGCCGACCAACGTCGACAGCCTCAGTCCGCAGGCCGATCAGATGCTGGCTGCGACGAATTCGCCCGTCATGATCTTGAGAGAATTACCACCGATCGTCACCCAGGAGGATGTCGCCTTCAGGTTTTTTAAGCAAGAGCCCGAGTCCACCTTCTGA
- the Hnf4 gene encoding hepatocyte nuclear factor 4-gamma isoform X7: MGVGAAGASVLGLSNTGVNAVLSQLCAICGDRATGKHYGAASCDGCKGFFRRSVRKNHVYTCRFNRSCVVDKDKRNQCRYCRLRKCFKAGMKKEAVQNERDRISCRRPSYEEQANNASGLSVASLVQADRFSRQVEQLGSPNSDIDLTTKRIAGINDVCDSMKEQLMILVEWAKIIQPFSELSLDDQVALLRAHAGEHLLLGVARRSMHLKDVLLLGNNYIITRNCPVISLQSIEGSNQQDLDISKVGVRVMDELVKPLNEVQIDDTEFACLKAIVFFDPNAKGLTDTAKIKNLRTQIQINLEDYISDRQYDSRGRFGEMLLTLPALQSISWQMIEQIQFVRLFGVAHIDNLLQEMLLGGTTSEMNGTTTSISISNTAPGSYVSSNGSPSSSPLTPTNVDSLSPQADQMLAATNSPVMILRELPPIVTQEDVAFRFFKQEPESTF; encoded by the exons ATGGGCGTAGGAGCGGCGGGTGCTTCCGTTCTGGGCCTCTCTAACACGGGTGTCAACGCTGTTCTCTCGCAACTTTGTGCCATATGCGGCGACCGCGCCACGGGAAAGCATTACGGCGCCGCATCCTGCGACGGCTGCAAAGGGTTCTTCCGACGATCAGTCAGGAAGAATCACGTGTACACGTGCAG ATTTAATAGAAGTTGCGTGGTAGACAAAGACAAACGAAATCAGTGCAGATACTGCCGGTTACGAAAATGTTTCAAGGCGGGCATGAAGAAGGAGG CCGTACAGAACGAAAGGGATCGCATAAGCTGCCGGCGACCCAGCTATGAGGAACAGGCGAACAACGCCAGCGGCCTGTCAGTGGCTTCCTTAGTGCAGGCTGATAGGTTCAGCAGACAAGTTGAG CAGTTAGGTAGCCCGAACAGTGATATCGATCTTACTACGAAGCGGATAGCGGGCATAAATGACGTGTGTGATAGCATGAAGGAGCAACTGATGATCCTAGTCGAGTGGGCCAAGATCATTCAACCATTCAGCGAACTGTCGCTGGACGATCAGGTCGCGTTGTTGAGGGCTCATGCGGGCGAGCACTTACTACTGGGGGTGGCAAGGCGCAGCATGCATCTCAAGGACGTATTATTACTGGGCAACAATTACATCATCACGAGGAACTGTCCTG TAATATCGTTGCAATCCATAGAAGGCAGCAACCAGCAGGACTTGGACATCAGCAAGGTGGGCGTTAGAGTGATGGACGAGCTGGTAAAGCCGTTAAACGAGGTCCAGATTGACGATACGGAATTCGCTTGTCTCAAAGCTATCGTGTTCTTCGATCCGA ACGCGAAAGGTTTAACCGACACGGCGAAGATTAAGAACCTACGCACGCAGATCCAGATCAATCTCGAGGATTATATCAGCGATCGTCAATATGACAGTCGAGGACGTTTCGGCGAGATGCTGCTGACGTTACCGGCCTTGCAGTCGATTTCGTGGCAGATGATCGAACAGATCCAGTTCGTCAGGCTGTTCGGAGTGGCGCACATCGACAATCTGCTCCAGGAGATGCTTCTGGGCGGCACCACGTCGGAAATGAACGGCACCACCACGTCCATATCAATCTCAAACACTGCGCCGGGTAGTTACGTGAGCAGCAACGGAAGTCCCAGCAGCAGTCCTTTGACGCCGACCAACGTCGACAGCCTCAGTCCGCAGGCCGATCAGATGCTGGCTGCGACGAATTCGCCCGTCATGATCTTGAGAGAATTACCACCGATCGTCACCCAGGAGGATGTCGCCTTCAGGTTTTTTAAGCAAGAGCCCGAGTCCACCTTCTGA
- the Psf3 gene encoding DNA replication complex GINS protein PSF3, with translation MATLFYSYMPDYFSLTDILCTEERISCKVEVTLPRLGFLDLSSESEDLKSDTKLELPLWLAQPLNMARETIVSVDVPKTYKEGYREILLADACTVVLNKWNPYYYELGMYLKKFNNRDCEMIIDSLLLTFRSRFRLVMDWAQNPVSDPTLNNLLPRLERDLFLAGKKSKIQLNEWLKKGSSVIETSQSAVNLKKRKRTDYELN, from the exons atggCAACATTGTTCTATAGCTATATGCcagattatttttctttgacagatattttatgtacagaGGAGCGAATATCCTGTAAAGTAGAGGTTACGTTACCCCGTTTAG GTTTTCTGGACCTTTCCTCTGAATCTGAAGATTTAAAGTCAGATACAAAGTTAGAGCTTCCATTATGGCTAGCACAACCATTGAACATGGCAAGGGAAACAATAGTTAGTGTAGACGTACCTAAAACATACAAGGAAGGCTACag agaaattttattagcaGACGCCTGTACTGTTGTATTGAACAAATGGAATCcttattattatgaattagGGATgtacttgaaaaaatttaataatcgtgATTGTGAAATGATAATTGATAGTTTGTTATTG ACTTTTAGATCAAGATTTAGATTGGTTATGGATTGGGCACAGAATCCTGTCTCCGACCCTACACTTAATAATTTACTGCCAAGGTTAGAGAGGGATTTATTTCTTGCTGGTAAGAAATCCAAGATACAGTTAAATGAATGGTTAAAGAAAGGTTCAAGTGTTATTGAAACTTCACAAAGTGCAGTTAATCTTAAGAAACGAAAGCGAACAGATTATGAACTGAATTAA